The following proteins are encoded in a genomic region of Alistipes shahii WAL 8301:
- a CDS encoding TolC family protein, with the protein MKKILIICAAAALTGCGIYKPYTRPEVTTAGLYGSAETADTTTLGDIRWQEMFTDPQLQALIALALENNTDLLSAGWRVKEAEATLKSARLAYLPSFNFAPQGSLSSFDGGPTAKTYSIPVTASWQIDIFNGLTNAKRKAKALYAQSKEYEQAVKTQLISGVANLYYTLLMLDSQYEVTEETAAKWRQSVEAMRALKEAGYANEAGVAQYEANTLAIEASLHDLGYQRTQAENSLCSLLGEVPHTIARGRLENQQLPDDLTVGVPLLMLSNRPDVRSAEYSLMQSYYATASARSALYPSITLSGTVGWTNNSGAGIVNPGKLIWNAAGSLLQPIFNANANRARVKIAKAQQEESKLSFQQTLLNAGAEVNNALTQCQSARAKADLRERQIEALERAVESTELLMQHGSTTYLEVLTAQQSLLSAQLSQIADRFDEIQGTVNLYQALGGGRDITEEK; encoded by the coding sequence ATGAAAAAGATCCTGATTATATGCGCCGCGGCGGCGCTGACCGGCTGCGGCATCTACAAACCCTATACCCGTCCCGAGGTGACGACCGCAGGGCTGTACGGATCGGCGGAGACCGCCGACACGACCACCCTGGGCGACATTCGCTGGCAGGAAATGTTCACCGATCCCCAGTTGCAGGCGCTTATCGCGCTTGCGCTGGAGAACAACACCGACCTGCTGTCGGCAGGCTGGCGCGTGAAGGAGGCCGAGGCGACACTTAAATCGGCGCGTCTGGCCTACCTGCCGTCGTTCAACTTCGCCCCGCAGGGCAGCTTGAGCAGCTTCGACGGCGGACCGACGGCGAAAACCTATTCGATTCCCGTGACGGCCAGCTGGCAGATCGACATCTTCAACGGACTGACCAACGCCAAGCGCAAGGCCAAGGCGCTCTACGCCCAGAGCAAGGAGTACGAGCAGGCCGTGAAGACGCAGCTGATCTCGGGCGTGGCCAATCTCTACTACACGCTGCTGATGCTCGACAGCCAGTACGAGGTGACGGAGGAGACGGCCGCCAAATGGCGCCAGAGCGTCGAGGCGATGCGCGCCCTGAAAGAGGCGGGCTACGCCAACGAGGCCGGAGTGGCCCAGTACGAGGCCAACACGCTGGCCATCGAGGCATCGCTGCACGACCTGGGCTACCAGCGTACGCAGGCCGAGAACTCGCTCTGCTCGCTGCTGGGAGAGGTTCCGCACACCATCGCACGCGGACGTCTCGAAAACCAGCAGCTGCCCGACGACCTGACGGTCGGCGTACCCCTGCTGATGCTTTCGAACCGTCCCGACGTACGTTCGGCCGAGTATTCGCTCATGCAGTCGTACTACGCCACGGCGAGCGCCCGTTCGGCCCTCTATCCCTCGATCACGCTGAGCGGCACAGTGGGCTGGACCAACAATAGCGGCGCAGGCATCGTCAATCCCGGCAAGCTGATCTGGAACGCCGCAGGATCGCTCCTGCAACCGATCTTCAACGCCAACGCCAACCGTGCCCGCGTGAAGATCGCCAAGGCGCAGCAGGAGGAATCGAAGCTGTCGTTCCAGCAGACGCTGCTCAACGCAGGCGCCGAGGTCAACAACGCCCTCACGCAGTGCCAGTCGGCCCGCGCCAAGGCGGACCTCCGCGAGCGGCAGATCGAAGCGCTGGAGCGCGCCGTGGAGTCGACCGAACTGCTGATGCAGCACGGCTCGACCACCTACCTCGAAGTGCTGACCGCCCAGCAGTCGCTGCTTTCGGCACAGCTGTCGCAGATCGCAGACCGTTTCGACGAAATCCAGGGAACCGTGAACCTCTACCAGGCTCTCGGCGGCGGACGTGACATTACGGAGGAAAAATAA
- a CDS encoding TetR/AcrR family transcriptional regulator — translation MKRGVTKEEIIHATQELIARNGIRAVRVDEIAQTLGISKRTLYEMFTDKNDLVSACLEAMSHQQRERIVACRKRRGGNPLQKVLRLTNEYIDNLYTVDHRFLSDISRKIIFAEHYDEHREFWRKELTDYLETCRQEQLLLPEIDAPAFAEQLMNTILDLRLNGTVREELRLFCRTILRGAGTRKGIELIDRKP, via the coding sequence ATGAAACGGGGAGTGACCAAAGAGGAGATCATCCACGCTACGCAGGAGCTTATCGCCCGAAACGGCATCCGTGCCGTCCGGGTCGATGAGATCGCGCAGACGCTGGGAATCTCGAAACGCACCCTGTACGAAATGTTCACCGACAAGAATGACCTCGTAAGCGCATGCCTCGAGGCCATGAGCCACCAGCAGCGGGAACGCATCGTCGCCTGCCGCAAACGGCGCGGCGGCAATCCGCTGCAAAAGGTGCTCCGGCTGACGAACGAATACATCGACAACCTCTATACGGTAGACCACCGTTTCCTGTCGGACATCAGCCGCAAGATCATCTTCGCGGAGCACTACGACGAGCACCGGGAATTCTGGCGCAAGGAACTGACCGACTACCTCGAAACCTGTCGCCAGGAACAGCTTCTGCTGCCCGAAATCGACGCCCCGGCATTTGCCGAACAGTTGATGAACACGATCCTCGACCTGCGCCTGAACGGCACGGTCCGCGAGGAACTCCGGCTCTTCTGCCGGACGATACTCCGCGGCGCGGGGACCCGGAAGGGCATCGAACTGATCGACCGCAAACCGTGA
- a CDS encoding DUF4842 domain-containing protein produces MTEGDQTKNNYMMWALMIPGEFRYPAEANDIRGVYEYFMAWASSNGAEHAEWYLESADAGRIY; encoded by the coding sequence GTGACGGAGGGCGACCAGACCAAGAACAACTACATGATGTGGGCGCTGATGATTCCGGGCGAGTTCCGCTACCCTGCCGAGGCGAACGACATCCGCGGCGTCTACGAATACTTCATGGCATGGGCCTCGTCCAACGGCGCGGAGCACGCGGAGTGGTATCTGGAGAGCGCCGATGCCGGCAGGATCTATTGA
- a CDS encoding LruC domain-containing protein, whose protein sequence is MKKLCTALMAVAVVASSCQKDLGGSPDSPVVPGAVPADFDWKTTRNVTVSVSAPVVEGTTPPYAVIRIYSSPILSAENLAARGVAKSAMPFRSAFTLPAGTENLYVQTTLPDGTKSVKMVGAHGTVAVTGASMKAAAAPKMRLAANARVGSSMPDYPKMEAPDAASFDSKAVITAIESGKSYQLGASWAFYAAPEYLIPAGAEVAGKLDLNGGFSPYQAPILYVAGKLTLSSLNIGRAKLAVLPGGEVKIGTLKIQPSAADGAAVYVFADGKLSVGKPNVSGKCIVNNGTLTVDGSLDMNSGLTVYNTATGVLTVTDEMKVSNSARIYNDGAVTVDDLKINSDGEFHNCENALLVVNDECELERNTAIYQRGRASIEEMTARGTIWVNCHTSVNELEAQGAEFNFSANAGLDAGRVEFNNTNVSMARGAIFTMEEYNADEKGGKNNFTFTGDADPRAVVLISEKAYIRKGHETYFSGAIEVVYDNDRDEDYTIRKDYLTDGAVMSASQTTIITENGCNGGKDPVNPDPEPEPDEYANVPGRTYTYCFEDNWPWLGDYDMNDVVIVSRIDRMTSKDGGKVSALTINWELRAAGTTYDIAGAVQMDKVQTSDVAGVVSSHEGFGSGAFASRGLDADSPCAVIPFFNRTEELLSASNTWKGQPAAAIRKHTTTVTFSQPVDIASVLDSEMNFFIAPKQRTSEIHMPGYAPTARGLSARVRSCLRTPTSSS, encoded by the coding sequence ATGAAAAAACTTTGCACGGCTTTGATGGCGGTGGCTGTTGTCGCTTCCTCCTGCCAGAAGGATCTGGGCGGAAGCCCTGACAGTCCGGTTGTGCCGGGGGCTGTTCCCGCCGATTTCGACTGGAAAACGACCCGGAACGTGACCGTTTCGGTGTCGGCGCCCGTCGTGGAAGGCACGACGCCACCCTATGCCGTGATCCGCATTTACTCCTCGCCGATCCTTTCGGCGGAGAATCTGGCGGCCCGGGGCGTGGCGAAATCCGCTATGCCTTTCCGGTCGGCGTTCACGCTGCCCGCCGGGACCGAAAACCTCTATGTCCAGACCACCCTGCCCGACGGCACGAAGTCGGTGAAGATGGTCGGGGCGCACGGCACGGTAGCCGTGACGGGCGCTTCGATGAAGGCTGCCGCTGCGCCGAAGATGCGTCTGGCGGCGAACGCCCGGGTCGGGAGTTCGATGCCCGATTATCCGAAAATGGAGGCGCCCGATGCGGCGTCGTTCGATTCCAAAGCCGTGATCACTGCGATCGAGAGCGGCAAGAGCTACCAGCTGGGAGCCAGTTGGGCTTTTTACGCCGCTCCCGAATACCTGATCCCTGCCGGGGCGGAGGTTGCGGGCAAATTGGATCTCAACGGCGGGTTCAGCCCCTATCAGGCCCCGATCCTCTATGTCGCCGGCAAACTGACGCTTTCGTCGCTCAACATCGGACGGGCCAAACTGGCTGTATTGCCGGGCGGCGAGGTGAAGATCGGGACCCTGAAAATTCAGCCTTCCGCCGCCGACGGGGCTGCGGTCTACGTCTTTGCCGATGGCAAGCTGTCCGTCGGGAAACCCAATGTCAGCGGCAAATGCATCGTAAACAACGGTACGTTGACGGTCGATGGCAGCCTCGACATGAATAGCGGTCTGACTGTCTACAACACGGCGACGGGCGTGCTGACCGTGACCGACGAGATGAAGGTTTCTAACTCCGCGCGGATCTACAACGACGGCGCCGTTACGGTCGACGATCTGAAGATCAATTCCGACGGCGAGTTCCACAACTGCGAGAACGCCCTGCTCGTCGTGAACGACGAGTGCGAGTTGGAGCGCAATACGGCCATTTACCAGCGCGGCCGGGCTTCGATCGAAGAGATGACCGCCCGCGGTACGATCTGGGTGAACTGCCACACTTCGGTGAACGAGCTGGAGGCCCAGGGGGCGGAGTTCAATTTCAGCGCGAATGCCGGACTCGATGCCGGAAGGGTCGAATTCAACAATACGAACGTGTCGATGGCCCGAGGCGCGATCTTCACGATGGAGGAGTACAACGCCGACGAAAAGGGCGGCAAGAACAATTTTACGTTTACCGGCGACGCCGATCCAAGGGCCGTGGTCCTGATTTCGGAGAAGGCGTATATCCGCAAAGGGCATGAAACCTATTTCTCGGGAGCGATCGAGGTCGTTTATGACAACGACCGGGATGAGGATTACACGATCCGGAAGGATTATCTGACCGACGGGGCCGTGATGTCGGCGTCGCAGACGACGATCATCACAGAAAACGGTTGCAACGGCGGAAAGGACCCCGTAAATCCCGATCCGGAGCCGGAACCCGACGAGTATGCGAACGTTCCCGGACGTACCTATACTTATTGCTTCGAGGACAACTGGCCGTGGCTGGGCGATTACGACATGAACGACGTGGTCATCGTGAGCCGTATCGACCGTATGACGTCGAAGGACGGCGGCAAGGTCTCGGCTCTTACGATCAACTGGGAACTGCGTGCTGCGGGGACCACCTACGACATCGCCGGAGCCGTGCAGATGGACAAGGTGCAGACGTCGGACGTGGCCGGCGTCGTCTCGTCGCACGAGGGCTTCGGCAGCGGTGCGTTCGCTTCGCGGGGGCTCGACGCCGACAGCCCCTGTGCCGTGATTCCGTTCTTCAACAGAACGGAGGAGTTGTTGAGTGCCTCGAACACCTGGAAGGGACAGCCCGCCGCCGCAATCCGGAAACACACCACGACGGTGACCTTCTCGCAGCCGGTGGACATCGCCTCGGTACTGGATTCGGAGATGAACTTCTTCATCGCGCCGAAGCAGCGCACCAGCGAGATTCACATGCCGGGCTATGCGCCGACCGCTCGGGGATTATCGGCAAGGGTTCGTTCCTGCCTTCGGACCCCTACAAGTTCTTCGTGA
- a CDS encoding O-acetylhomoserine aminocarboxypropyltransferase/cysteine synthase family protein, with protein MDSKKYRFETLQIHAGLQPDEPTGARGVAIYPTAAYRFKNCDHAARLFELSEGGNIYTRLQNPTTTAYEQRIAALYGAVGALAVSSGMSAILIAVLSLAAEGDNIVASPFLYGGTYNQFRTSLRRLGIDCRIAPSERPEDFEALTDSRTKALYAESMGNPTCAVPDLEALGELARRRDIPFIVDNTFGAAGYLCNPFEWGANIVVDSATKWINGHGTAMGGVIVDGGNYNWANGKFPQIDGPSEGYHGLNLHEAFGPAAFIVKCRVDGLRDLGCCPSPFDSYLMMIGLETLSLRVKHQVESTWKLAEYCRSHPKVERVSFVGFDTHPSHENARKYYRYGSSAVFTVELKGTLESTVRFVESLRLAANMTMIGDSITVVTHPASTTHKQLSDADLAAAGVTPTLLRISLGLENADDLIEDFEQAFAQIG; from the coding sequence ATGGATTCAAAAAAGTACCGTTTCGAAACCCTCCAGATTCATGCGGGCCTGCAACCCGACGAACCCACCGGCGCCCGGGGCGTGGCGATCTATCCCACGGCGGCCTATCGGTTCAAAAACTGCGACCACGCCGCAAGGCTCTTCGAGTTGAGCGAAGGCGGCAACATCTATACGCGCCTGCAAAACCCCACCACGACGGCCTACGAACAGCGCATCGCCGCCCTGTACGGGGCTGTGGGGGCGCTCGCCGTCTCGTCGGGCATGTCGGCCATCCTGATCGCCGTGCTTTCGCTGGCGGCTGAAGGGGACAACATCGTCGCCTCGCCGTTCCTCTACGGAGGCACCTACAACCAGTTCCGCACGTCGCTGCGCCGGCTCGGCATCGACTGCCGCATCGCCCCGAGCGAGCGTCCCGAGGATTTCGAGGCGCTGACCGACAGCCGCACCAAGGCGCTCTACGCCGAGAGCATGGGCAATCCCACCTGCGCAGTCCCCGACCTGGAGGCGCTGGGCGAACTGGCCCGGCGGCGCGACATTCCGTTCATCGTCGACAACACGTTCGGCGCGGCGGGCTACCTCTGCAACCCGTTCGAGTGGGGCGCAAACATCGTCGTGGACTCCGCGACGAAGTGGATCAACGGCCACGGAACGGCCATGGGCGGCGTGATCGTCGACGGCGGCAACTACAACTGGGCGAACGGCAAATTCCCGCAGATCGACGGACCTTCGGAAGGGTATCACGGGCTGAATTTACACGAGGCGTTCGGTCCGGCGGCCTTCATCGTCAAATGCCGCGTCGACGGGCTGCGCGACCTGGGATGCTGCCCCTCGCCGTTCGACTCCTACCTGATGATGATCGGGCTGGAGACCCTCTCGCTGCGCGTGAAGCATCAGGTGGAATCCACCTGGAAACTGGCCGAATACTGCCGCAGCCACCCGAAGGTCGAGCGGGTCAGCTTCGTGGGATTCGACACGCACCCGAGCCATGAAAACGCTCGCAAATACTACCGCTACGGCTCGTCGGCGGTCTTCACCGTCGAACTCAAGGGCACGCTCGAAAGCACCGTGCGCTTCGTCGAATCGCTCCGCCTGGCAGCCAACATGACCATGATCGGCGACTCGATCACCGTCGTGACCCATCCGGCGTCGACGACCCACAAACAGTTGAGCGACGCCGACCTTGCGGCGGCAGGCGTCACGCCCACGCTGCTGCGCATCTCGCTGGGACTGGAAAACGCCGACGACCTCATCGAGGATTTCGAACAGGCTTTCGCACAAATCGGATAA
- the metX gene encoding homoserine O-acetyltransferase family protein: MEPQIYIAPGPFELETGHTLPELRIAYHTYGTLNAAKDNVAWVCHALTANSDVADWWPHTVEAGRFLDPARHFVVCANIIGSHYGTTGPLHVNPATGRPWYKDFPPFTIRDIVRAHRLLADALGIGRIGTLVGSSVGGFQAIEWAVSEPERIERLVLIATAAKASPWAIAIDETQRMAIEADTTFGQPRDDAGMKGLAAARAIGLLSYRGPEGYNLTQQDREERPAVHRACTYQQYQGEKLRRRYNAYSYYAILDAFDTHDAGRGRGGLEQALRSITARTLVVGITTDIIFTPAEMRSLHAMIPGSAYHEIDSPFGHDGFLVEHEQLNDILLPFMNN; this comes from the coding sequence ATGGAACCGCAGATTTACATAGCTCCCGGACCGTTCGAACTCGAAACGGGCCACACGCTGCCCGAACTGCGGATCGCCTACCACACCTACGGCACGCTGAACGCCGCCAAGGACAACGTGGCATGGGTGTGCCACGCGCTGACGGCCAATTCGGACGTCGCCGACTGGTGGCCCCACACGGTCGAGGCAGGACGGTTCCTCGACCCCGCGCGCCATTTCGTCGTCTGCGCCAACATCATCGGCTCGCACTACGGCACGACGGGGCCGCTGCACGTGAATCCCGCCACGGGGCGGCCCTGGTACAAGGATTTTCCGCCCTTCACGATCCGCGACATCGTGCGGGCGCACCGGCTGCTGGCCGACGCGCTCGGCATCGGGCGCATCGGGACGCTGGTGGGCAGCTCGGTCGGAGGTTTTCAGGCCATCGAGTGGGCCGTTTCGGAACCGGAGCGGATCGAACGGCTCGTGCTGATCGCCACCGCGGCCAAGGCTTCGCCCTGGGCCATCGCCATCGACGAAACGCAGCGCATGGCCATCGAGGCCGACACGACTTTCGGCCAGCCGCGCGACGACGCCGGGATGAAAGGACTGGCGGCGGCCCGGGCCATCGGCCTGCTGAGCTACCGCGGTCCCGAAGGCTACAACCTCACCCAGCAGGACCGCGAGGAGCGCCCCGCCGTGCACCGGGCGTGCACCTACCAGCAATACCAGGGCGAAAAACTCCGCCGCCGTTACAACGCCTACTCCTATTACGCGATCCTCGACGCCTTCGACACGCACGACGCGGGCCGCGGGCGGGGCGGACTGGAGCAGGCGCTCCGCAGCATCACGGCCCGGACGCTGGTGGTCGGCATCACGACCGACATCATCTTCACGCCCGCCGAGATGCGCAGCCTGCACGCCATGATCCCCGGCAGCGCGTACCACGAAATCGACTCGCCGTTCGGCCACGACGGATTCCTCGTCGAACACGAACAGTTGAACGACATACTGCTGCCTTTTATGAACAAT